The Methanoregula sp. UBA64 region TCCAGAGAGTGAGCCCCTGTTCGAACCCGACAACAAAGATCGCCCCTTCGGACCAGACAAGGTCGAACTGGCCCGGCGCAAACGGCAGGGCATCCATCGAGGCGTTCACGGTCCGGATCCTTTCCTGCAGGCCGGCTTTTCCGGCTTTGGCGTCGAGCATGTCCAGGAACGGCTGGTGGTTGTCGACTGCCGTTATCGTACCGGTGGTCAGGCCCGCAAGATCAAGGGTCTGGGTCCCGCTGCCGCACCCGACATCGAGGATCTTCGCGTCATCCGGGAGCCGGGGGACCAGGGAGAACACATGCTTTGTCGCACCTGCATCGCCCGGGCCCTGCCGGGGGAGGGACTCGAATATCTGGTAAAAAAATGGTGGTAATTGCATGATAGCATAAATTTTGGGGAGATGGTTTTGAGTGCTTTGTGGTCGAAAAGGGGGGATCGTTCCGGATCAAGCCCGCCGATCTGAGGGCATCTCACATGACGGGCAGGATTATCACCCCGCTCTGCCAACGTTCGTATAATGTCTGTCCTGTCCGATCCGGTCGTGACCCTTGATGGCGTCAGGCTTGAAAACGTCTCGCTCTCCTCGCTCGATCTCCTGGTCTCGATCCGGGTGGAGAACAGGAACCCGGTGGGAGCAACGCTTGAGTCGTGTCCCTTTTCCGTATCGTACGATTATGCCGGGACGCATGAGGTGATAGCAACCGGGGAGACCGGGAGCGCAAAAATCCCCGGGAATTCGGTAACGGTCGTTCCCGCCCGGGTTGCCTCGAAGAACGCTGCGCTGCTGGGGGCAATGGCTGAGATCGTCCTTGGCGGGAAGATCGAGGTTACGATCGACGGGATGGCGAAGATAAAATTCCTGATGATCACAAAAGAGGTCCCCTTCTCCCGGACCGTGCCGGTAACCCGGGGAGAGATCGTGGATATGGTGACCGGGCAGAAGAAAGACGGCTAATCAGGAAAAAATCCCGTCGGGCTTTTTACAATCCGGGAAGCAGGACTGCATATTCATGCCGTTTCATAAGCACGAAGCCGGCTGCCATCAGGACAATCCCGGTACTGCAGATCGGGATGACGAAGGGATTTCCGGTAATGGAAAGAGCCATCCCCGCGATAAAAACGATAGCGCCGGCGATAAAGATCGCTTTTGCCACAGGCAGGCCGTTTCCCTTCTGTTTCATGGAGAGTTGTGGTATTCGTTACGGTATTTCTGTGTTGTGAAATGATGCGGGATGGTCTTTTATCCTGCCGGACCATACCTCCGGGCATACGGGACAACGGCCATGACCGCATATGTCGCATTCCTCCGCGGGGTAAATGTCGGGGGCAATAATCTCGTCTCCAAAAACGACCTGGCTGCCATCGGCGAGCGGGCCGGCATTTTTCGTGCAGTAATGTCATCGTAATGCACGATTTTGTCTATTTTCGTGCACTATAATGATAGAACGGGGTAAGAAATTATTGATTATACCGTACGGTTTTGTGCAGGATCATCAACTACATCTTCTGATTCCACTCAAACGCGGTTTTATCCAACGGATTTTACTGGGAAGGTACCGGACTGCCCGGCCCTAGACAAATTCTTATGTGGGGGGTGGGGGTCACCCCCCACCATTGTGTCCGGGCAGGTGGGGGGTACCCCCTCCCCACTTTGGACCCGGCCGGGCCCTGCGATCACGCTGCCGGAAAACCACCAGAAACCACACCCCACGCCGGTATTCCATGAGAAACACCGGATCTGATCATGCAGAAAAGGAGCCGGTTCGCGGCCATGGGGGGGAGGGGGGTGGCCCCTACCCCCCCTTACTCTTTTTTTCAAAGAGGGGGTCACCCCCCCACCCTTGTGTCCGGGCAGGTAGGGGTACCCACCCTTGGGATCAACTCATATAATTAATTTGCATCTTTGTAGGAGGGGGGGCCACCTGTCCCCCCCCTTGCCGCCCCTGCGCTGAGCGATGATGGGGTATTACCTGCTTGTATGTTACGCAACTGATGATTGATTGTCACAGCGGAGGAGTGCGTGCGTGTGGGCATCAAATAACCAACATATAAATAAATATCAAATGAAGAATTGCTCGTAGTATTATGCTCGACCTTAAAATTAAGGATTTAATAGATTTGGTTGTTGCAGATATTCCTGAATCTGAAAAACGAATAGAAAAAATGTATGATTGGCATTTTGAAAAGATCAAAGTTTTATATCAAATTAGTTTAGGTATTTCAGCTTCATTATTTGTCTCGATTATTTTGTCATATCTTCAAAGTAATCTACATGTGGATCTTTGGCTTTTAATTTTAACATTAATAATGGCATCATGTCCTGCATTATATGGAATGGTTAGATTTCATAATCTCAAATTGATTCATCGACAATTTGTAGAAGCAATAAAAATTTATAAAGAACTAGAAAGAGTCCGGCCATTTATTCTTCGTTATCAACAAAGAATTTCCGAGTGAGGAATATGGTGGATACAACAATATTTGGAGTTATTTCACTAATATCAATCATTGCAGGTATAATTTCGATTCTTTTTGCAGGATATAATTTGTATCTCGCATTTCATTTAAGAAAAGAAAAAATAAATCAAGCGAAAGAAGAGAATTTTCGAAAAGCTTTGGAATCTGATGATTTAGAGACGTTAGGCAATTTTCTAGAGAGAGATATAGGAAATTTCACAATTAATGAATATGTTTCTGATGATACGGTAAATTTAAAAGTAAATTCATACTTCGAAAGACTTCAAGTGTTTTTATCAACACCACAAGAGATCCGCAATGAATCACCAAAAACCGTTCAATTACCACTACAAAATGGAGATCAACCATTACCAAATGAAGATTACAAGAAAATTCTAAATGAACTGAATTTCGGTGATACTTGGAATTCCCTTGCGAGGTTACGAAGAACAATTGAGGTTCAATTAAAAGATTATGCTAGAGCAAATGAGATCCAAATCAGAGATCAAATATCAGCAGGCCAGATGTTAAATATTCTAAAAAATCAAAATAAAATTTCGGATAGCGTTTTTAAAAATTTAAAATTTAGTGTTTCAATTGCTAATAACGCAATTCATGGCAAAGATGTAAGTTATGATGAGGCTCAAGAAGCAATAACTCATGCACGAATTGCTATTGAAGAATTAAATCGAGGATTGGGAAATTAATCTTAAGCAGGATATTCACCAATAAATCTGCGAACTCCTATAATCATATCCTCAACCTGTTGTTTTGTGTATTTATCCTCATGTCCATGGGCGGCTTCATTTCTGATTCCGAGCCAATAATCGATTTGTTTTTGGATGACAGAAGTATACACTCCTTTTTTTACAAGATCAATATTCATCTCAGACGCTTTTCTGAATTTTTCCAAATCTCCCTT contains the following coding sequences:
- a CDS encoding class I SAM-dependent methyltransferase — protein: MQLPPFFYQIFESLPRQGPGDAGATKHVFSLVPRLPDDAKILDVGCGSGTQTLDLAGLTTGTITAVDNHQPFLDMLDAKAGKAGLQERIRTVNASMDALPFAPGQFDLVWSEGAIFVVGFEQGLTLWKPFLKKGGYMVVSDADWFEPNPPAELVQWWESEGYLPVSEDEMKERVNRAGLRLVATYRLPEAGWWDNYHVPMLARTKDLRKTHGSNPDDAALLDSLEHEAEMYLKYKRYYGYTFFVMQNP
- a CDS encoding LEA type 2 family protein, with protein sequence MSVLSDPVVTLDGVRLENVSLSSLDLLVSIRVENRNPVGATLESCPFSVSYDYAGTHEVIATGETGSAKIPGNSVTVVPARVASKNAALLGAMAEIVLGGKIEVTIDGMAKIKFLMITKEVPFSRTVPVTRGEIVDMVTGQKKDG
- a CDS encoding DUF1697 domain-containing protein, with product MTAYVAFLRGVNVGGNNLVSKNDLAAIGERAGIFRAVMSS